One region of Arcobacter sp. CECT 8983 genomic DNA includes:
- a CDS encoding peptidylprolyl isomerase encodes MFGFNRKELKEYNYSPEELAKFQYAKIDTEKGTIFIKLFNKETPNTVSNFATLANDGFYDDLNFHRVIPGFMAQGGCPEGSGMGGPDWAIECETDADKQVHNKGSLSMAHAGPNTGGSQFFICFESQPHLDGQHTVFGEIEENDEESFEVLDSIRQGDKINSIKILEARD; translated from the coding sequence ATGTTTGGTTTTAATAGAAAAGAACTTAAAGAATATAATTACTCTCCTGAAGAGTTAGCAAAATTTCAATATGCAAAAATAGATACTGAAAAAGGAACAATTTTTATTAAACTTTTTAATAAAGAAACTCCTAATACTGTTTCTAACTTTGCAACATTAGCAAATGATGGTTTTTATGATGATTTAAACTTCCATAGAGTTATTCCAGGTTTCATGGCACAAGGTGGATGTCCTGAAGGTTCTGGTATGGGTGGACCTGATTGGGCAATAGAGTGTGAAACTGATGCAGATAAACAAGTACACAATAAAGGAAGCTTATCTATGGCTCATGCTGGACCAAATACTGGTGGAAGTCAATTCTTTATTTGTTTTGAATCACAACCTCACTTAGATGGTCAACATACAGTTTTTGGTGAGATTGAAGAAAATGATGAAGAGAGTTTTGAAGTACTTGATTCAATTAGACAAGGTGATAAAATCAACTCTATTAAGATTTTAGAAGCAAGAGATTAA